In Rhizobium sp. CIAT894, the following are encoded in one genomic region:
- a CDS encoding DUF2264 domain-containing protein produces MIYDPARANPLFGNPLKTRDDLVKAVNDLFGPLLPYFSEGGARVRLGAAGAIFDRAAADLEGFARPLWGIVPLAAGGGHFPHWDLYRRGLANGTNPAHSEYWGDLADRNQRLVELAAVGFALALVPEHIWEPLDVDQKKTVAAYLLAARELEFIDNNWKFFRVLIDLGLERVGVAFDHGKTVAYLDELEAFDIGEGWYRDGPVRRVDHYIPFAMHFYGLIYTVLARGDEARKERFRDRARTFAGDIRHWFGPDGAALAFGRSQAYRFAAGGFWGALAFAGQEALPWAEIKGYYMRHIRWWSAMPIADRDGVLSVGYGYPNLLMGESYNSPGSPYWALKFFLPLALAQDHPFWTAEEAPQPEFPEPVALEQAGMVAMHTPGNVVVLSSGQQHDKMRGANEKYSKFVYSTRYAFNIEADDRNFSAASFDGMLGLSDDGVHFRMRETMEEALIAGNRLYSRWRPWNDVTIETWLLPANPWHIRIHRIATPRALKTIEGGFAIERADFNADRSEQAEGRAVWYGQTDISAIMDLSLRPRGGHAMTPIPNTNLVHAKTLLPQLRGEIAPGTTVLVTAAIALPSHEDWAAALDNPPARPDLDKLEQLFRKKGVRVTAFALQP; encoded by the coding sequence ATGATTTATGATCCCGCCAGGGCCAACCCGCTTTTCGGCAATCCCCTGAAGACCCGCGACGACCTCGTAAAGGCCGTCAACGATCTCTTCGGGCCGCTCCTGCCTTACTTTTCCGAAGGCGGCGCCCGTGTCCGCCTGGGTGCAGCCGGCGCGATCTTCGACCGGGCGGCGGCTGACCTGGAAGGGTTTGCCCGGCCGCTCTGGGGCATCGTCCCCCTTGCTGCCGGCGGCGGTCATTTTCCGCATTGGGATCTTTATCGGCGCGGTCTCGCGAACGGGACCAATCCCGCTCATTCCGAATATTGGGGCGATCTCGCCGACCGCAACCAGCGGCTGGTCGAACTCGCCGCCGTCGGCTTCGCGCTGGCGCTCGTGCCCGAACATATCTGGGAGCCGCTTGACGTCGATCAGAAGAAGACGGTTGCCGCCTATCTGCTTGCGGCGCGCGAATTGGAATTCATAGACAACAATTGGAAATTCTTCCGCGTCCTCATCGATCTCGGTCTGGAACGTGTCGGCGTAGCGTTCGACCACGGCAAAACCGTCGCCTATCTCGACGAGCTGGAAGCTTTCGACATCGGCGAAGGCTGGTATCGCGACGGACCGGTACGGCGGGTCGACCACTACATTCCCTTCGCCATGCATTTCTACGGCCTGATCTACACGGTGCTGGCACGCGGCGACGAAGCCCGCAAGGAGCGCTTCCGCGATCGCGCCCGGACCTTTGCCGGGGATATCCGCCACTGGTTCGGCCCGGATGGCGCCGCCCTCGCCTTCGGCCGCAGCCAAGCCTACCGCTTCGCGGCCGGCGGCTTCTGGGGCGCGCTCGCCTTTGCGGGGCAAGAAGCGCTGCCCTGGGCTGAGATCAAGGGCTATTACATGCGTCATATCCGCTGGTGGTCGGCGATGCCCATTGCGGACCGCGACGGCGTTCTTTCCGTCGGCTATGGCTATCCGAACCTCTTGATGGGCGAAAGCTACAATTCGCCCGGCTCGCCCTATTGGGCGCTAAAATTCTTCCTGCCGCTCGCCCTTGCCCAGGACCACCCCTTCTGGACCGCCGAAGAGGCGCCGCAGCCGGAATTCCCCGAACCGGTGGCGTTAGAGCAAGCCGGCATGGTCGCCATGCACACGCCGGGAAACGTCGTCGTGCTTTCCTCCGGCCAGCAGCACGACAAGATGCGCGGCGCCAACGAGAAATATTCGAAATTCGTCTATTCCACCCGCTACGCCTTCAACATCGAAGCCGACGACCGGAATTTTTCAGCTGCAAGCTTCGACGGCATGCTCGGCCTCTCGGACGACGGCGTGCACTTCCGCATGCGCGAAACCATGGAAGAGGCGCTGATCGCAGGCAACCGGCTCTACTCGCGCTGGCGCCCCTGGAACGACGTCACCATCGAAACCTGGCTGCTTCCGGCAAATCCCTGGCACATCCGCATCCACCGCATCGCGACGCCACGTGCGCTCAAAACCATCGAGGGCGGCTTTGCGATCGAGCGCGCCGATTTCAATGCCGATCGCTCCGAACAGGCGGAAGGCAGGGCCGTCTGGTACGGACAGACCGACATCAGCGCGATCATGGATTTATCGCTTCGTCCGAGAGGCGGACATGCGATGACTCCCATCCCGAACACCAACCTTGTCCACGCCAAAACGCTACTGCCGCAACTGCGCGGCGAAATCGCCCCGGGAACAACCGTGCTGGTGACCGCGGCGATAGCGCTACCGAGCCACGAGGATTGGGCAGCAGCGCTCGATAACCCGCCAGCCCGTCCCGATCTCGACAAGCTGGAGCAGCTCTTTCGCAAGAAAGGCGTGCGGGTGACGGCCTTCGCCCTCCAGCCTTAG
- a CDS encoding HPP family protein, with product MQYPVSPKVGPSRFRRFRLFSPILAGATLRERLIACLGALVAIGLTGVISGYLFGQGPHLPLIVAPMGASAVLLFAVPASPLAQPWSIIGGNTISALMGIIAAYFIRDPIIATGVGVSLAIGAMSFTRCLHPPGGAAALTAVLGGPVVAGWGFLFPFVPVALNSCILVGLGLLFHKLSRRNYPHVIPKPAENTHRTIDLPSAVRVGFREEDVDAALAALDETFDIDRADLGRLLQQVELQAAIRSNGKISCADIMSRDVVAVGEAAEPDAARHLLLKHNIRTLPVKDPEGRLVGSVGLRELSTSIDAIAGAISKPAVARPSDPALSLLPVLTDGRTHAVIIVDDDYRILGLISQTDLLSAVARLLPNDSAPISAVA from the coding sequence ATGCAGTATCCCGTTTCCCCGAAGGTGGGGCCGAGCCGCTTCCGTCGCTTCCGTCTGTTTTCACCCATCTTGGCCGGCGCGACCTTGCGGGAGCGGTTGATCGCATGTCTCGGCGCTTTGGTGGCGATTGGCCTGACCGGCGTCATCAGCGGTTATCTTTTCGGGCAGGGACCGCATCTTCCTTTGATCGTTGCGCCGATGGGCGCTTCTGCGGTGCTTCTTTTCGCGGTGCCGGCCAGCCCGCTTGCGCAGCCGTGGTCGATCATCGGCGGCAATACCATTTCCGCCCTGATGGGGATTATCGCCGCCTATTTCATCCGTGATCCGATCATCGCGACCGGCGTCGGGGTGTCGCTGGCCATCGGCGCGATGTCTTTCACGCGATGCCTGCATCCGCCGGGAGGCGCGGCGGCGCTGACCGCCGTACTCGGCGGTCCTGTCGTCGCCGGCTGGGGATTTCTCTTTCCCTTCGTGCCCGTCGCCTTGAATTCCTGCATCCTCGTCGGCCTCGGCCTGCTGTTCCACAAGCTTTCCCGGCGAAACTATCCGCATGTCATTCCGAAACCTGCGGAAAACACTCATCGCACGATCGACCTGCCGTCCGCCGTGCGGGTTGGTTTTCGCGAAGAGGATGTCGACGCCGCCCTTGCCGCGCTCGATGAAACCTTCGATATCGATCGCGCTGATCTCGGCCGCCTGCTGCAGCAGGTCGAACTGCAGGCGGCGATCCGCTCAAACGGCAAGATCAGCTGTGCCGATATCATGTCGCGGGACGTGGTTGCTGTTGGCGAGGCTGCAGAACCGGATGCCGCACGGCACCTGCTTTTGAAGCACAATATCCGCACGCTGCCGGTAAAGGACCCGGAGGGCCGCCTCGTCGGCAGCGTCGGCTTGCGGGAATTGTCAACCAGCATCGATGCGATCGCAGGCGCGATTTCAAAACCGGCAGTGGCAAGACCTTCCGATCCGGCCCTGTCGCTGCTGCCCGTTCTGACGGACGGGCGCACCCATGCCGTCATTATCGTCGATGACGATTACCGGATCCTCGGCCTGATCTCGCAGACCGATCTCCTGAGTGCCGTGGCGCGGCTGCTGCCGAACGACAGCGCCCCGATCTCGGCGGTGGCGTAA
- a CDS encoding carbohydrate ABC transporter permease, producing the protein MRIAGRKITLKTVLLYVIVITVTLVMLMPFAWMLSASLKLSRDVFAFPIEWIPSEPQWQNYVDIWTKIPLALFIYNTSKLTIIVTLLQLLTSSFAAYAFAKLNFPYKNTLFLGYIATIAMPWQVYMVPQFLLMREFGLNNTHLALICLQAFTAFGVFLMRQFYMSIPTELCEAARIDGMNEYQIWARIILPLSKPALSTLTIFTFVTTWNDFLGPMIYLTKTELKTVQIGLRMFISQYSAEYGLIMAASVVALIPVLVVFLSLQRFFVEGIASTGLKG; encoded by the coding sequence ATGAGGATCGCCGGACGCAAGATCACCCTCAAGACGGTCCTTCTCTATGTAATCGTCATCACGGTGACGCTGGTCATGCTGATGCCCTTCGCCTGGATGCTCTCGGCCTCCCTGAAGCTTAGCCGCGACGTCTTCGCCTTCCCGATCGAGTGGATACCGTCTGAGCCGCAATGGCAGAACTATGTGGATATCTGGACGAAGATCCCGCTCGCCCTTTTCATCTACAACACCTCGAAGCTGACGATCATCGTCACGCTGCTGCAGCTCCTGACATCGAGCTTTGCCGCCTACGCCTTCGCCAAGCTGAATTTCCCCTACAAGAACACGCTGTTCCTCGGCTATATCGCCACCATCGCCATGCCCTGGCAGGTCTATATGGTGCCGCAATTCCTGCTGATGCGCGAGTTCGGCCTCAACAACACGCATCTGGCGCTGATCTGCCTGCAGGCTTTCACCGCCTTCGGCGTCTTCCTGATGCGCCAGTTCTATATGTCGATCCCGACCGAGCTCTGCGAGGCGGCCCGCATCGACGGCATGAACGAGTACCAGATCTGGGCGCGCATCATACTGCCGCTCTCCAAGCCCGCGCTCTCGACGCTGACGATCTTCACTTTCGTCACCACCTGGAACGATTTCCTCGGGCCGATGATCTATCTCACCAAGACCGAACTGAAGACCGTCCAGATTGGTTTGCGCATGTTCATCTCGCAATATTCGGCCGAATACGGGCTGATCATGGCCGCCTCCGTCGTCGCCCTCATTCCAGTTCTCGTCGTCTTCCTCTCTCTCCAGCGCTTCTTCGTCGAAGGCATCGCCTCGACGGGACTGAAGGGTTAA
- a CDS encoding glycoside hydrolase family 88 protein: MNAVSTVAPQPITDEEVKAALDIAVEQVRRNLPEFTHAAQNHSSVGNFYAAVANDQWTAGFWPGELWLAFEHSGDAAFRDAAQIQVQSFLHRIVNRIETDHHDMGFLYSPSCIAAWKLVGDEDGRKAAILAADQLIERFQPIGQFIQAWGHKGKAEEYRYIIDCLLNLPLLYWASRETGDPKYREIALIHARTTLAHSVRPDDSTYHTFYMDPVTGAPVRGATKQGYRDDSAWARGQAWGIAGMAISYRYERISEYRQTFDRLLAFYLNRLPADMVPYWDLVFSDGDGEPRDSSSASITACGLLEMADLVDADTAERYRMLARRMVKSLADHYAVKDATVSNGLVLHATYSKKSPFNTCRGEGVDECVSWGDYYYMEALTRLSRRWSSYW; encoded by the coding sequence ATGAACGCCGTTTCAACAGTTGCCCCGCAGCCGATCACCGATGAGGAAGTGAAGGCCGCGCTCGATATCGCCGTCGAGCAGGTCAGGCGCAATCTTCCCGAATTCACTCACGCTGCGCAGAACCATTCAAGTGTGGGCAACTTTTATGCCGCCGTGGCAAACGACCAATGGACCGCCGGCTTCTGGCCCGGCGAACTGTGGCTCGCCTTCGAGCACAGCGGTGACGCGGCTTTCCGGGATGCAGCACAGATCCAGGTCCAATCCTTCCTGCATCGGATCGTCAACCGCATCGAGACCGATCACCACGACATGGGCTTTCTCTATTCGCCCTCCTGCATCGCAGCCTGGAAGCTCGTCGGAGACGAAGACGGCCGCAAGGCGGCGATCCTCGCTGCCGACCAGCTGATCGAGCGCTTTCAGCCGATCGGCCAGTTCATCCAGGCCTGGGGCCACAAGGGCAAGGCGGAGGAATACCGCTACATCATCGACTGCCTGTTGAACCTGCCGCTCCTCTATTGGGCAAGCCGCGAGACCGGCGATCCGAAATATCGCGAGATCGCACTCATTCATGCCCGCACCACGCTCGCCCATTCGGTGCGGCCCGACGATTCCACCTATCACACCTTCTACATGGACCCGGTCACCGGCGCGCCGGTGCGCGGCGCCACCAAACAGGGCTACCGGGACGACAGCGCCTGGGCGCGCGGGCAGGCCTGGGGCATCGCGGGCATGGCGATCTCCTACCGCTATGAGCGGATCAGTGAATATCGACAAACCTTCGACCGGCTGCTCGCCTTCTATCTCAACCGGCTGCCGGCCGACATGGTGCCCTATTGGGATCTCGTCTTTTCCGATGGCGACGGCGAGCCGCGCGACAGCTCTTCGGCCTCGATCACCGCCTGCGGCCTGCTTGAGATGGCCGATCTCGTCGACGCCGACACCGCCGAGCGCTACCGCATGCTGGCGCGGCGCATGGTGAAGAGCCTTGCCGATCACTATGCGGTCAAGGATGCCACCGTCTCCAACGGCCTGGTGCTGCATGCCACCTATTCGAAAAAGTCGCCCTTCAACACCTGCCGCGGCGAGGGCGTCGATGAATGCGTCTCCTGGGGAGATTATTATTACATGGAAGCTTTGACGCGCCTTTCGCGCCGCTGGTCTTCCTATTGGTGA
- a CDS encoding antibiotic biosynthesis monooxygenase, protein MTTLFVRHEVSDYATWRKIYDAFHSVQKANGVMAEAVYRATDNPNDITVTHEFATLEAAQAFGKLEELKAAMQKGGVLGTPTVWFANKT, encoded by the coding sequence ATGACGACGCTATTCGTGAGGCACGAAGTCTCCGACTATGCCACCTGGCGCAAGATATATGATGCGTTTCATTCGGTGCAAAAGGCCAATGGCGTAATGGCCGAAGCCGTCTACCGAGCCACCGACAATCCGAACGACATTACCGTTACGCACGAATTTGCCACGCTGGAAGCGGCACAGGCCTTCGGCAAGCTGGAAGAGCTGAAGGCGGCGATGCAGAAGGGAGGCGTGCTCGGCACTCCGACCGTCTGGTTTGCCAATAAAACATGA
- a CDS encoding sugar ABC transporter substrate-binding protein, giving the protein MYLEKFGRTMKLAVAGFTLAATTAGAALAEDAVTLKWALWDWDKTAYYKPLIEAYQAKHPNVKFEPMDLGSQDYQQMISTQLTGGSKDIDIVTVKDVPGYTNLVRAGNIADLSGFVKDQKIDPAPYGGLIEELTIDGKIYSIPFRSDFWVVYYNKDIFDKAGVPYPTNDMTWAQFDATAEKLAGGMGTNKTYGALLHTWRSTVQLPGILDGKHTLVDGDYAFLKPWYERALTLQKDGAIPSYAFLKTSNTHYSALFFNGTIGMLPMGTWFVGTQIAKVKSGESKSKNWGIVKFPHPDGVAAGTTAAQISGLAVNANSEHKEAALDFIKFVTGPEGAAVIASTGTFPALKTADVSAKIAATPGFPEDAASKEALIPSKAYLEMAVNPNAAKIEVVLNRAHDAIMTDNTSIDDGLKEMTEGVKAIK; this is encoded by the coding sequence ATGTATTTGGAGAAATTCGGGAGAACGATGAAACTCGCCGTGGCGGGCTTCACCCTGGCCGCAACGACGGCAGGTGCCGCACTTGCCGAAGACGCCGTGACGCTCAAATGGGCTTTGTGGGACTGGGACAAAACAGCCTATTACAAGCCGCTGATCGAGGCCTATCAGGCCAAGCACCCCAACGTGAAGTTCGAGCCGATGGATCTCGGCTCGCAGGACTATCAGCAGATGATCTCGACGCAGCTGACCGGCGGCTCCAAGGACATCGACATCGTCACCGTCAAGGACGTGCCGGGCTACACCAACCTGGTCCGCGCCGGCAACATCGCCGATCTCAGCGGTTTCGTGAAGGACCAGAAGATCGATCCGGCGCCCTATGGCGGCCTGATCGAAGAACTGACCATCGACGGCAAGATCTATTCGATACCGTTCCGCTCCGACTTCTGGGTCGTCTATTACAACAAGGACATTTTCGATAAGGCCGGCGTGCCCTATCCCACGAATGACATGACCTGGGCGCAGTTCGACGCGACCGCCGAGAAGCTTGCCGGCGGCATGGGCACCAACAAGACCTATGGCGCGTTGCTGCACACCTGGCGCTCCACCGTCCAGCTGCCCGGCATCCTCGACGGAAAACACACGCTGGTCGATGGCGATTATGCTTTCCTGAAGCCCTGGTACGAGCGGGCACTCACCCTGCAGAAAGACGGCGCGATTCCCTCCTACGCCTTCCTGAAGACGTCGAATACTCATTATTCCGCGCTCTTCTTCAACGGCACGATCGGCATGCTGCCGATGGGAACCTGGTTCGTCGGCACCCAGATCGCCAAGGTGAAGTCGGGTGAATCGAAGAGCAAGAACTGGGGCATCGTGAAGTTCCCGCATCCGGACGGCGTTGCGGCCGGCACGACGGCAGCGCAGATTTCGGGTCTCGCGGTCAACGCCAATTCCGAACACAAGGAAGCCGCCCTCGATTTCATCAAGTTCGTCACCGGTCCGGAGGGCGCAGCCGTCATCGCCTCGACTGGCACCTTCCCCGCGCTCAAGACCGCTGACGTCAGCGCCAAGATCGCGGCAACGCCCGGCTTCCCCGAGGACGCGGCCAGCAAGGAAGCACTGATACCCTCGAAGGCCTATCTGGAAATGGCGGTCAACCCGAACGCCGCCAAGATCGAAGTGGTGCTCAACCGCGCCCATGACGCGATCATGACCGACAACACCTCCATCGACGATGGGCTGAAGGAAATGACCGAAGGCGTGAAGGCCATCAAGTAA
- a CDS encoding ABC transporter ATP-binding protein yields MASISLKELNKSYGALTVVHDIDLEIADKEFIILVGPSGCGKSTTLRMIAGLEEISGGELRIGGDVMNDVPSKDRDIAMVFQNYALYPHMTVYKNMAFGLQLRKVSRDFIDKQVQDAAKILDITHLLNRKPKALSGGQRQRVALGRAMVRNPAVFLLDEPLSNLDAKLRGTMRSEITKLHKRLDATFIYVTHDQVEAMTMADRIVVMKDGHIQQVDTPQNLYDRPVNMFVAGFIGAPQMNMLPSTILRRGEGYVAVFDGRELPLPANFDRSRIAPYEGRDVVLGIRPENFHELPPADIPAENLAPLKAVVELAEPMGSEVHLNMVADGRNLIARVSPRFRPGIGEEATLVADMSNAQLFDKETERSILY; encoded by the coding sequence ATGGCCAGCATTTCGCTTAAAGAGCTGAACAAATCCTACGGTGCGCTCACCGTCGTCCACGATATCGATCTCGAAATCGCCGATAAGGAATTCATCATCCTGGTCGGCCCTTCCGGCTGCGGCAAATCGACGACGCTGAGGATGATCGCCGGCCTCGAGGAAATTTCCGGCGGCGAACTCCGGATCGGCGGCGACGTGATGAATGACGTGCCCTCCAAGGACCGGGATATCGCCATGGTCTTCCAGAACTATGCGCTCTACCCGCATATGACCGTCTACAAGAACATGGCCTTCGGCCTGCAGCTCCGGAAGGTATCGCGCGATTTCATCGACAAGCAGGTCCAGGACGCCGCGAAGATCCTCGACATCACCCATCTGCTGAACCGCAAGCCGAAGGCGCTTTCGGGCGGGCAGCGCCAGCGCGTGGCGCTCGGCCGCGCCATGGTGCGCAATCCCGCCGTCTTCCTTCTCGACGAGCCGCTTTCTAATCTCGACGCCAAACTGCGCGGTACGATGCGGAGCGAAATCACCAAGCTGCACAAGCGCCTCGACGCCACCTTCATCTATGTCACCCACGACCAGGTGGAGGCCATGACCATGGCGGACCGCATCGTCGTCATGAAGGACGGGCACATCCAGCAGGTCGACACGCCGCAGAACCTCTACGACCGCCCCGTCAACATGTTCGTCGCCGGCTTCATCGGCGCGCCGCAGATGAACATGCTGCCCTCGACCATCCTTCGCCGGGGCGAAGGTTACGTCGCGGTTTTCGACGGACGGGAACTGCCGCTGCCTGCCAATTTCGACAGGAGCAGGATCGCACCCTATGAGGGTCGCGACGTGGTGCTCGGCATCCGTCCGGAGAATTTCCACGAACTGCCGCCGGCCGATATTCCGGCTGAGAATCTCGCGCCACTCAAGGCCGTGGTGGAGCTCGCAGAACCCATGGGCTCCGAAGTGCACCTGAACATGGTGGCGGACGGACGCAATCTCATCGCCCGCGTCTCGCCTCGCTTCCGGCCTGGCATCGGCGAAGAGGCGACGCTCGTCGCCGACATGAGCAATGCGCAGCTGTTCGACAAGGAAACGGAACGCTCGATCCTTTACTGA
- a CDS encoding DUF2934 domain-containing protein produces the protein MAIDKHEQIRRRAYEIWEAEGRPDGADQRHWLQACDELAGEDEHETLQDLLDQDDRDDTALLQGAGESGDFDPPPAKLRRMAGVRVPDIEMTTGERRPQGKIRKTEGP, from the coding sequence ATGGCTATAGACAAGCACGAGCAGATACGTCGCCGCGCCTACGAAATCTGGGAGGCCGAAGGCCGCCCGGACGGCGCGGACCAGCGCCATTGGTTGCAAGCCTGCGACGAACTGGCCGGCGAGGACGAGCATGAGACGCTGCAGGACCTGCTCGATCAAGACGACAGGGATGATACCGCCCTGCTTCAAGGCGCCGGTGAGAGCGGCGATTTCGATCCGCCACCGGCAAAGCTCCGCCGGATGGCCGGGGTTCGCGTGCCTGATATCGAGATGACGACGGGCGAAAGGCGGCCGCAGGGGAAGATCAGGAAGACCGAAGGGCCGTGA
- a CDS encoding LysR family transcriptional regulator, translating into MDLSSIEIFLAVASDRSVTKAAKAVGRVPSNVTTRIQQLEEDLNVSLFSRNGKKMTLTREGETFLAYADRLMALALEARQAVRPLAPSGTLRVGTMESTAASRLPAALTQFNRMWPDVSLHLTMGASRDLARAVVSDALDCALIARPPKAMRGEDADFEAELKALEMEPVFVEELLIVLPSGHPAIKSAVDLRVGSIAALEPGCTYRRIAENWARKSSVLPTSELGSYHAILASVATGKAAGVMPRSVLDLMPWPTSVQTYQLGFVETLLVSRKNDRPSAFNAFHEVLSATKGRDIRLATN; encoded by the coding sequence TTGGATCTTTCGTCGATCGAAATCTTCCTCGCTGTCGCCAGCGACCGCAGCGTTACCAAAGCTGCCAAGGCCGTCGGGCGGGTGCCGTCGAATGTGACGACGCGCATCCAGCAGTTGGAGGAGGATCTCAACGTTTCCCTCTTCAGCCGCAACGGCAAGAAGATGACATTGACCCGGGAGGGTGAGACGTTTCTTGCCTATGCCGATCGGCTGATGGCACTTGCGCTCGAAGCGCGCCAGGCCGTGCGGCCTCTCGCCCCATCGGGAACATTGCGCGTCGGCACGATGGAAAGCACGGCGGCGAGCCGGTTGCCGGCAGCGCTGACGCAGTTCAACCGGATGTGGCCTGATGTGTCGCTTCATCTAACGATGGGCGCATCCCGCGATCTTGCCCGCGCCGTCGTGAGCGATGCGCTGGATTGCGCGCTGATCGCTCGCCCGCCGAAGGCGATGCGCGGGGAAGACGCGGATTTCGAGGCTGAGCTCAAGGCGCTGGAGATGGAACCGGTCTTTGTCGAAGAGCTGTTGATCGTGCTGCCGTCCGGGCATCCCGCGATCAAGTCGGCTGTCGACCTTCGCGTCGGTTCGATTGCCGCTTTGGAACCCGGCTGCACCTATCGCAGGATCGCCGAAAACTGGGCGCGCAAATCGAGCGTCCTGCCGACGAGCGAACTCGGCTCCTACCATGCGATCCTGGCGAGCGTTGCGACCGGCAAGGCCGCCGGTGTCATGCCGAGATCCGTTCTTGACCTCATGCCTTGGCCGACCTCTGTGCAGACCTACCAACTCGGGTTCGTCGAGACGCTGCTTGTCTCCCGCAAGAACGATCGCCCCAGCGCATTCAACGCATTCCACGAAGTCCTCAGCGCGACAAAAGGCAGAGATATCAGGCTGGCAACAAACTAG
- a CDS encoding YesL family protein: MQWLRDMWTKEGPGIPKDAPAKTGLALFADILAREWWEMVKLNILFLLASLLVVTLPAALVAMARVSVALVEDRNTYLLRDFTEAFRRYFLRATAWGLAMAGGLAIGVHAIITYAAGARDNLILTAPLAIALVATAFLAVAACHLIVLMVMRDLSALRLLRLAALASLLRPLPALAALAFNAALWLTHILFYPVSVFMPATFNFSLGMFAVAFGVHRAAVMVLDLPPHRKPHAPNASQNN, translated from the coding sequence ATGCAGTGGTTGCGGGATATGTGGACGAAGGAGGGACCGGGCATTCCGAAGGATGCGCCTGCAAAGACAGGCCTTGCACTCTTCGCCGACATCCTCGCCCGCGAATGGTGGGAGATGGTCAAGCTGAACATCCTGTTCCTGCTGGCCTCGCTCCTCGTGGTGACGCTGCCGGCAGCCCTCGTCGCCATGGCCCGCGTCTCGGTCGCCTTGGTCGAAGACCGCAACACCTATCTGCTCAGGGACTTCACGGAAGCATTCCGGCGATACTTCCTGCGCGCCACAGCCTGGGGCTTAGCGATGGCGGGCGGGCTTGCAATCGGCGTCCACGCGATCATTACCTATGCCGCCGGTGCGCGTGATAATCTGATTCTGACCGCACCGCTTGCGATCGCCCTCGTCGCGACTGCCTTCCTTGCCGTCGCCGCCTGCCATCTCATCGTGCTGATGGTGATGCGCGATCTGTCGGCTCTGCGGCTGCTGCGCCTCGCTGCGCTCGCCTCCCTCCTCCGTCCGCTTCCGGCGCTTGCCGCACTCGCCTTCAATGCCGCCCTGTGGCTCACGCATATCCTCTTCTATCCGGTTTCCGTGTTCATGCCGGCAACCTTCAATTTTTCACTCGGAATGTTCGCCGTCGCATTCGGCGTCCATCGGGCGGCGGTGATGGTTCTGGACTTGCCTCCACACCGTAAACCGCATGCACCAAACGCTTCACAAAACAACTGA
- a CDS encoding HD domain-containing protein yields the protein MQHLDHAIQIALTAHEGQEDKTGRPFFEHCQRVALRVSSDEARTVAYLHDVVEKGSGWTLDRLREEGFPPAIIPAVDALTRRPDEPDDDFVRRAASNPLALPVKQADLEDNLRQAEQAGRKTEKYRRGLTLLRDIRNGQ from the coding sequence ATGCAGCATCTCGACCACGCAATCCAAATCGCTCTCACAGCGCATGAAGGGCAGGAGGACAAAACCGGCCGGCCGTTCTTCGAGCACTGCCAGCGGGTTGCACTTCGTGTTTCCAGCGATGAGGCGCGGACGGTCGCCTATCTTCATGACGTCGTCGAGAAAGGAAGCGGGTGGACGCTCGACAGGTTGAGAGAGGAAGGTTTTCCACCGGCAATTATCCCCGCGGTGGATGCTTTGACACGGCGGCCGGACGAGCCGGACGATGACTTCGTCAGGCGTGCCGCATCAAACCCGCTGGCTCTGCCCGTCAAACAGGCTGACCTTGAAGACAATCTCCGGCAGGCCGAACAAGCCGGCAGGAAAACCGAAAAATACCGACGCGGCCTGACTCTCCTGCGCGACATTCGGAATGGGCAATAG
- a CDS encoding helix-turn-helix domain-containing protein, whose translation MAMKQQERLHEGDYEALANLRYRIRRFRQFSAKEAQRLGLTPQQHQALLAIKGQPAGKKMSTRMLAERLLMDRNLADGLVQELVGKAYIETDPAAAGPGKQFIRLTNKAEGVLDRLASAHLFEIRKMAPELMQALRVLQDRQNMQRIAWMQ comes from the coding sequence ATGGCGATGAAGCAGCAGGAGCGTCTCCACGAGGGAGATTACGAGGCGTTGGCCAATTTGCGCTATCGCATCCGCCGCTTCCGGCAATTCAGCGCGAAGGAGGCGCAAAGGCTTGGCCTTACGCCGCAACAGCATCAGGCGCTGCTCGCGATAAAAGGGCAACCTGCTGGCAAGAAGATGAGCACGCGGATGCTGGCCGAGCGCCTTCTCATGGACCGAAACCTGGCCGATGGCCTCGTTCAGGAGCTCGTCGGCAAGGCCTATATCGAAACCGATCCCGCGGCAGCAGGTCCCGGCAAGCAATTCATTCGTCTTACCAACAAGGCAGAGGGTGTGCTTGACCGGCTGGCAAGTGCCCATCTGTTCGAGATCCGCAAGATGGCGCCTGAGCTGATGCAGGCGCTTCGTGTCCTGCAGGATCGCCAGAACATGCAGCGTATCGCGTGGATGCAGTGA